In the Streptomyces cinnamoneus genome, CCGCCTTCTCCGCAGTTCTGCGCACCCGCCCTCGTCGGGGTGTATCAGTCGGGAAACTGACTGGTACGTGCAAATTATTTGGGATGGCCCGGTATCGGAACACCGGGCCACCCCGGCTCGTTGTCACGACGTGAGCACGACACCACCTGTTCTCGCCGCAGAGCTGGCGCAGGCGTGGGCCGACATTCAGCGGTTCCACCCCGAGCTGCCGGATCTAGCCGCGCCCGAATCGTTGATCGGGGAGTCGTCGTCCGCCTGCGGCGCCGAGCTCTCCTTCGAAAGGCTGCTGCACGAGGCAGTGCACGGCATCGCGGCCGCCCGCGGTGTCCGGGACACTTCGCGTGCCGGCCGCTACCACAACCGGCGGTTCCTGGCGATCGCCGAGGAGCTGGGGCTCGACCACAGTGATGAGCCGCATCCCAGCAGTGGCTTCTCCCTGGTCGTGCTCAACCCGGAGGCGCGCAAGCGCTACCGCCCGACCATCGAGAGACTGCAGCGCGCCCTGAAGGCGCACTCCGTCGCGACCACCGCCGACACCTCGCGCACCTTCCGGGGCCCGGCGGCGCGCCACGGCTCGTCCGGCGGGGGCGTGCGGGTGAAGGCGGTCTGCGAGTGCGGGCGGAACGTGCGCGTCGTGCCGTCGGTGCTGGCCCAGGCCCCGATCATGTGCGGCGGCTGCGGGCAGCCCTTCCGGATCCCCGAGGCCGTCTCGGTCGGCTGACCTGGAACCGTATGGCACAATGAATGGCTGTACTCGACAGTCGCACAGGACCCCTCTCTCCTTCCGGCTGACGCGTCCATCGGGCACCCCGAGTACCGCAACCCCACGTGGCATCTCGTTGTGCCCAACCACGTCAAGACCAGGAGACACCACTCCCGTGGCAGTCAAGATCAAGCTGAAGCGTCTGGGCAAGATCCGTTCGCCTCACTACCGCATCGTCGTCGCCGACTCCCGTACCCGCCGTGACGGCCGGGCCATCGAGGAGATCGGTCTGTACCACCCGGTGCAGAACCCCTCGCGCATCGAGGTCAACAGCGAGCGTGCCCAGTACTGGCTGAGCGTCGGCGCGCAGCCGACCGAGCCCGTGCTGGCCATCCTGAAGGTCACCGGCGACTGGCAGAAGTTCAAGGGTCTGCCGGCCCCCGCCCCGATGCTCGTCGCCGAGCCGAAGAAGGACCACAGCGGTCTCTTCGACGCCGTCGTGAGCGCCGCGGACGAGTCGAAGGGTGAGGCCATCACCCCGAAGGCGAAGAAGTCGGAGAAGAAGGACGAGGCCGCCGAGGCTGCCGAGTCCGCTGAGTCGACCGAGGCCTGAGGATGCTCGAGGAGGCCCTTGAGCACCTCGTGAAGGGCATCGTCGACAACCCCGACGACGTGCAGATCGCCTCGCGCAATCTGCGTCGTGGGCGTGTGCTGGAGGTCCGGGTCCACCCCGACGACCTCGGCAAGGTGATCGGCCGCAACGGCCGTACCGCCCGCGCGCTGCGTACCGTCGTGGGCGCCATCGGCGGCCGTGGCATCCGTGTCGACCTCGTCGATGTGGACCAGGTCCGCTGAGAAGCGATTGAAGCACCGGCACGGGCCGGGAAGGAATCTCCTTCCCGGCCCGTTGTCGCGTTCATGGAGCACATGTGAGAAGGATGAGAGCGTGCAGCTGGTAGTCGGGAGGATCGGCCGCGCCCATGGCATCAAGGGCGAGGTCACCGTTGAGGTGCGCACGGACGAGCCCGAACTGCGGCTCGGACCGGGCGCCGTGCTGGCCACGGACCCGGCGGGTGCGGGGCCGCTGACCATCGAGACCGGCCGGGTGCACAGCGGGCGGCTGCTGCTGCGGTTCGCCGGCGTGGCCGACCGCACCGCCGCCGAGGCGCTGCGCAACACACTGCTGATCGCCGACGTCGACCCCGACGAGACTCCCGACGACCCCGAGGAGTTCTACGACCACCAGCTGATGGACCTCGACGTCGTCACCGTCGACGGCGCGGCCGTCGGCCGGATCGCGGAGATCGCCCATCTGCCGTCACAGGACCTCTTCATCGTGGAGCGTCCCGACGGCGGCGAGGTGATGATCCCGTTCGTCAACGAGATCGTCGTGGAGATCGACCTGGAGGGGCAGCGGGCCGTCGTCGACCCGCCGCGCGGCCTGCTGGACGCCGACCAGGCCGAGGTCGCGAGCTCCCGCGACGAGAGCGGCACCGGTGAGGACGGCGCCGCCCGTGACGGGGACGCGGAGGACGAGTCCTGATGCGCCTCGACGTCGTCACGATCTTCCCCGAGTACCTCGAACCGCTGAACGTCTCGCTCGTCGGCAAGGCCCGCGCCCGCGGCCAGCTCGACGTGCGCGTGCACGACCTGCGGGAGTGGACGCACGACAAGCACAACACCGTCGACGACACCCCCTACGGCGGCGGCCCCGGCATGGTCATGAAGCCGGAGCCCTGGGGCGAGGCCCTCGACTCGATCATCGAATCCGGTGAGGGGCAGCCGACGATCGTCGTCCCGACGCCCAGCGGCAAGCCCTTCACCCAGGAACTCGCCGTCGAGCTGTCCGAGAAGCCGTGGCTGGTCTTCACCCCCGCCCGCTACGAGGGCATCGACCGCCGGGTCATCGAGGAGTACGCCGAACGGGTCGACGTCCGCGAGGTCTCCATCGGTGACTACGTGCTCGCCGGCGGCGAGGCTCCGGTGCTGGTCATGGTGGAGGCCGTCGCCCGGCTGCTGCCGGGGGTGCTCGGCAACGCCGAGTCGCACCGCGACGACTCCTTCGCGCCCGGCGCCATGGCCGACCTGCTGGAAGGGCCCGTCTACACCAAGCCGCCCGAGTGGCGCGGCCGCGGCATCCCCGAGGTGCTGCTCAGCGGCCACCACGGCAAGATCGCCCGCTGGCGCCGCGACGAGGCGTTCCGGCGCACGGCCGTGAACCGGCCGGACCTCCTGGAGCGCGCCGACCCCGGGGCCTTCGACAAGAAGGACCGCGAAATGCTCTCCATCCTGGGCTGGGCGCCCGGCGCCGACGGCCGATTTGGGCGACTGGGCCAGGACGTGGAAGAATAAGCCGTTGCCTTGCGCCCGGCGCACGCCCCTGCCACAGGGGGAACGACGTCCGCCCGGTGTGTTCGGCAGCCTTTCCACTTCGGTACGAATTCCGCTGATGACCTGTGGCATCGGCGAGGAAGCAGACGCTCATGTCCTCCCTGCTCGACAACGTCAACGCCGCGTCCCTGCGCACCGACGTCCCGGCCTTCCGCCCCGGCGACACCGTGAACGTCCACGTTCGCGTCATCGAGGGCAACCGCTCCCGTATCCAGCAGTTCAAGGGCGTCGTCATCCGCCGCCAGGGCGCGGGCATCAGCGAGACCTTCACGGTCCGCAAGGTCTCCTTCTCCGTCGGCGTCGAGCGCACCTTCCCGGTGCACAGCCCGATCTTCGAGAAGGTCGAGCTGATCACCCGCGGTGACGTCCGTCGCGCCAAGCTGTACTACCTCCGTGAGCTGCGCGGCAAGGCCGCGAAGATCAAGGAGAAGCGCGACAACTGAGCTTCCCGCCGGCGTCCCGGCCGGGCCGGATAGGCTCTCGGCACGATGGACACCGACGCACAGCTTCCGGAGCGCGACCGCTCTCCCGAACCCGAAGGGGTGAAGGAGCAGGGGTCGCGCTCCTCGCGTTTTCCCCCGGCGTCCCCCCGGAGCCGGCCCGCCGCCGCGTGGCGGTGGCTCACCGGCGGCGGGCCCCTGCGCCGGGCCGGGCTGCTGCTGACCGTCTGCCTGGTCTCGTTGCTCCTGGTCAGCAACTACCTCGTGCAGCCCTTCCTCGTGCCCAGCGGCTCGATGCGCGGCACCCTCGAGGTGGGCGACCGGGTGCTGGTCGACAAGCTCGCCTACCGCTTCGGGGACGCCCCGCGCCGCGGTGACGTGGTCGTCTTCGACGGCCGGGAGTCCTTCGTCCAGGACGCCCCCTCGGAGAACGTCGTGACCGCGCTGATCCGCCGGGGCGCCTCCGCGGTCGGCCTGATGCAGCCGGCGCCGACCTCCTACGTCAAGCGGGTCGTGGGCGTCGGCGGCGACCGGGTCAGGTGCTGCGACCGGCGCGGACTGCTGGAGGTCAACGGGCATCCGGTGCTGGAGGACTATCTGTACCCGGGGGACGCCCCGTCGCAGGTGCCGTTCGACATCGTCGTGCCGGAGGGCAAGCTATGGGTCATGGGTGACCACCGAAGCGACTCCCGTGACTCCCGTGACCACCTGGGCGAGCCCGGCGGTGGCACGGTCCCGGTCGACCGGGTCATCGGGCGCGTCGACTGGATCGGCTGGCCGCTGGACCGGATGACCTCGCTCCGGCAGACCGGCGCCTTCGCGGACGTACCGGATCCGGGCCGGGGGGCCGGGCACGGCGGGATCCCGCATGGGTAGCCGGGGGCGGACCCACGCACCGACGCACGCCCGTACGCGGGAGGCGGACGGGGAGCGCGCCGGGGCCGCGCCCCAGACCGGCGGACGGGCGGAGCGGCGCAAGGCCGCCCGGCGGGTGAAGCGGCGGCGGCGCAGGTCGGTGGTCAAGGAGGTGCCGATCCTCATGGGCGTGGCGGTGCTGATCACACTGGTGCTCAAGACCTTCCTCTTGCAGGCCTTCGTCATCCCGTCCGGCTCCATGGAGCAGACCATCCGCATCGGTGACCGGGTGCTGGTGGACAAGCTGACGCCCTGGTTCGGCTCCCGGCCGGAGCGGGGGGACGTCGTCGTCTTCAAGGACCCGGGGCACTGGCTGGAGGGCGAGCAGTCGTCGTCCGGCTCCGACCCGGTGGGGATCAAGCAGGGCAAGCAGTTGCTGACCTTCATCGGCCTGCTGCCCTCCGCCGACGAACGGGACCTGATCAAGCGCGTGGTCGGCGTGGGTGGCGACACGGTCAAGTGCTGCGACGTCGACGGGCGGGTCACGGTCAACGGCACGCCGCTCCTGGAGCCGTACCTGCACCCCGGAAACCCACCCTCCCAGCTGAAGTTCGAGGTCGAGGTCCCCCGAGGGCGGATCTTCGTCATGGGCGACCACCGCTCGAACTCGGCGGACTCGCGCTACCACCTGGACGAACCCGGCCACGGCACCGTGGCGGAAAGCCAGGTGGTGGGCCGTGCGGTGGTGATCGCCTGGCCCTTCGGGCACGTGCGGCAGCTGGCGGAACCGGACACCTACGCCTCGGTGCGGGACGCGCCGCGCGCGAGCGCACGAACGGACGTATCGCCGCATAACGGAACCCTCACGGATCGGCAAGGATTGCTTCGTCTCCCGACCCCTGCGGAACTCTCGCTCGTTATGGGAGTGGTGGGCCTGCGTCGTGTGTGCGACAGGCGGGAGCGTGGAGTAAGGAGTGGACGTGGGGGATTTGGCGGTCGGCGCACGTTCCGGCCACGGAGAGCCCGAGAAGCGCCCCGGGACGGCTGAGGAGCCGCACCGCCGGGCGCCGGCGGGTGCGGCGCCGGAAGGGGCCAGGTCCCACGCGACGTACGGGCCGGCCGGGCCGGAAAGCGACGGTGGCACAGTGACGACACCCGGCGACGACCCCGCCGGCCCCGGCGGAACGGCCGGGCGGGACCCGGGACACCGGGACGGCCCCGGGGACGGGGCGCCGGGCGGGAGGAAGGACGAGAAGAAGCACCGGTCCTTCTGGAAGGAGCTGCCGCTCCTCATCGGGATCGCCCTGCTCCTCGCGCTGCTGATCAAGACCTTCCTGGTGCAGGCGTTCTCCATCCCGTCCGAGTCGATGCAGAACACCCTCCAGCGGGGCGACCGGGTGCTGGTGGACAAGCTGACCCCCTGGTTCGGCTCCCGGCCCGAGCGCGGCGAGGTGGTGGTCTTCCACGACCCGGGCGGCTGGCTCGGCGAGAGCCCGAGCGCAGAGACCGGGCCGGTGGCCGAGGGCTTCCAGAAGGTGCTCAGCTTCATCGGCCTGATGCCCTCCGCCGAGGAGAAGGACCTGATCAAGCGGGTCATCGCGGTCGGCGGGGACACCGTCGAGTGCAAGGGCGACAACGACCCGGTCGTGGTCAACGGCAAGGCGCTCAAGGAGCCCTACGTCTACCCCGGCAACACCCCCTGCGGCGACAAGCCCTTCGGCCCGATCACGGTGCCCAAGGGCCGGATCTGGGTGATGGGCGACCACCGGCAGGACTCCCTCGACTCGCGCTGGCACCAGGAGCTGGCGTACCAGGGCACGGTCTCGGAGGACGACGTGGTCGGGCGGGCGATCGTCGTCGCCTGGCCGCTGAACCGCTGGGCCACCCTGCCCGTCCCGGACACCTTCGACCAGCCGGGGCTGGCCGCGGCGGCCGCCGCCGCGCCCGCCGCGCTGGGGCTCGCGGGCGCGGTGCCGCTGGTGCTGTGGCGCCGGCGCCGGGCTCTTGGCCAGGACGCGCCGGCCGCGTCGGCCGGCCGTCCGGAGCAGGCGGCTCCGAGGGGCTGACGGGGCCCGTACCGCCGGGTAGTGTGCGATTCCATGCCCCAGGGCATGCGGAATCCGAACCTCCGCGCGGTGCGCCGCGCGGACCGACGTGCGGCGGGGGCGGAATTGAGCAGAGCGGTGAGCGACGGCCGGCGTGCCGAGGAGCACGCGGGCCACGGGTCGGGTGCCGACGGCCGCGGCCGCACGGGCAGGGTGCTGTCCGGGCTGGTCGTGGCCGTCGGCTGTGTGCTCTTCTTCGGCGGCTTCGCCTGGGCCGCCGTGCTGTACCGGCCGTTCACCGTGCCCACCGACTCGATGGAGCCCACCATCGGGCGCGGTGAGCGGGTCCTCGCCCAGCGCATCGACGGCGACGAGGTGCGCCGGGGCGACGTGGTGGTCTTCCGGGACAAGGTCTGGGGGGACTCGCCGATGCTCAAGCGGGTCGTCGGCGTCGGCGGCGACAAGGTCGCGTGCTGCGACGCGCGGGGCCGGCTGACGATCGACGGCGAGCCCGTCGAGGAGCCGTACCTCCGGTCGCAGGGCCCGGCCTCGCCCACCCCCTTCTCCGCCACCGTGCCCGAGGGCCGGCTCTTCCTCCTCGGCGACCACCGCGCCGACTCCCTGGACTCGCGCACCCACATGGCCGACGGCGGTCAGGGCGCGGTGGAGCGCGGGGCGGTCGAGGCGCGGGTGGAGGCGATCGCCTGGCCCTCCTCGTCCTGGGGCATGCTGGAGCGGCCCGGCTCCTTCGGGGCGCTGCCGGGCGGCACGTCGCAGCCGGGGCCGCTGCCGCTGACGGTGGCGTCCGTGATCGCGGGCGCGGTGTGCATCCTGGGGGGTGCGGCGTACGGGCCGGTGGCCGGTCTGCTGGCGCGGCGCGGGAAGGCGGTGAGGCCCGATGGATGAGGCCGTGGATCCCCGGGGGCCGCGCTCGCCGCGCAGGGCGGCCCGGGTGATCCTGCTCGACCCGCACGACCGGATCCTGCTGCTCCAGGGCTACGAGCCCGACGACCCGGCGACCACGTGGTGGTTCACTCCCGGCGGCGGGCTGGAGGGGGACGAGGACTGGGAGGCGGCGGCGCGCCGGGAGCTGGCCGAGGAGACCGGGATCACAGAGGTCGACCTGGGGCCGGTGCTGTGGCTGCGGAGCTGTTCCTTCCCCTTCGCCGGGCGCCGCTGGGACCAGGACGAACGCTACTTCCTGGCCCGTACCCGGCAGGAGCCGACCTGGACGGGCGGGGGGACGGAGCTGGAGCGCCGCAGCCTGATGGCCCTGCGCTGGTGGACCTGCGCGGAACTGCTGGCGACCCGTGAGACGGTGTATCCGACCAGGCTCGCCGGGCTGCTGCGCACGCTGCTCGACGAGGGCCCCCCGAGCTCGCCGGTGCTCCTGGAGACCGAGCGCGCCTGACGCACAATGGGGGGACGCACGGCTGAAGGGGAACATGCCATGAGCGCCGAGGACCTCGAGAAGTACGAGACCGAGATGGAGCTGAAGCTCTACCGGGAGTACCGCGACGTCGTCGGTCTGTTCAAATACGTGATCGAGACCGAGCGGCGTTTCTACCTCACCAACGACTACGAGATGCAGGTGCACTCGGTCCAGGGCGAGGTGTTCTTCGAGGTGTCCATGGCGGACGCCTGGGTGTGGGACATGTACCGCCCGGCCCGCTTCGTGAAGCAGGTGCGGGTGCTCACGTTCAAGGACGTGAACATCGAGGAGCTCAACAAGAGCGACCTCGACCTGCCGGGCACCTGACCCGGCGCCACCTGAGCCGGCGCCCCGTCGTCGGCGGTCCGCCCTGCGCTGTGCCCCTCTTCCGGGTGACCGGGTTATCCACAACCCACCGGTTGTCCACCAAGATCCAACAGCGGGGGGCGGGGGCCCCATAGTCGGCACCGGAGGTGGTGCCGATGAACGCCCGAGGGGGGCTCGGCAGGTACGGGGAGGATCTCGCCGCGCGCCGGCTGACGGAGGCCGGGATGACCGTGCTGGCCCGCAACTGGCGGTGCCGGGACGGCGAGGTCGACATCGTGGCGATGGACGGGGACGCCCTCGTCATCTGCGAGGTGAAGACCCGGCGCGAGGGGCCGTACGAACACCCGATGGGGGCGGTCACCCCGGCCAAGGCGGACCGCCTGCGCCGGCTCGCCGGACGGTGGCTGGAGCAGCACGAGGGCGTGCCGCCGGGCGGGGTGCGGATCGATCTGGTGGGCGTGAGGGTGCCCGGCAGGGGTGCGCCTGTCGTGGAGCACGCCAAGGGGGTGGCCTGATGGGTTTCGCCCGTACGTGCTCGGTGGCCCTGGTGGGGGTCGAGGGCGTGGTCGTCGAGGTGCAGGCCGACCTGGAGCCCGGGGTGGCGGCCTTCACGCTGGTGGGGCTGCCGGACAAGTCCCTGGTGGAGAGCCGGGACCGGGTGCGGGCCGCGGTGGTGAACTCCGGCTGCGAGTGGCCGCAGAAGAAGCTGACCGTGGGGCTGAGCCCGGCCTCGGTCCCCAAGAGCGGTTCCGGCTTCGACTTGGCGGTGGCGGTGGCGGTGCTCGGCGCCGCGGAGGCCGTCGCGCCCGCGGCCATCGCCGACCTGGTGATGATCGGTGAGCTGGGCCTGGACGGCGGGGTGCGTCCGGTGCGCGGTGTCCTGCCGGCCGTCCTCGCCGCCGCCGAGGCCGGCTACCGCCAGGTCGTCGTGCCGGAGCGGACCGCGGCGGAGGCCGCGCTGGTGCCCGGCGTCTCGGTGCTGGGGGTGCGCAGCCTGCGGCAGCTCGTCGCGCTGCTCACCGACGCCCCGGTGCCGGAGGAGGAGCCCCTGCGTGCGGGCCGTCCGGACCCGACGCTCGCGGGGCTGCTGGTGCCCGGCGCCGGAGTGGGCAGCGGCCTGGCCTCCGGCGGCCGGGCGGCCGGCGGGGACGGGCCGGACCTCGCGGACGTGGCGGGGCAGCACACCGCGCGGCTCGCCCTGGAGGTCGCCGCGGCCGGCCGCCACCACCTGCTGCTCTCCGGGCCGCCGGGGGCGGGCAAGACCATGCTCGCCGAGCGGCTGCCGGCGATCCTTCCGCCGCTCAGCCGGCAGGAGTCCCTGGAGGTGACGGCGGTCCACTCGGTGGCGGGCATGCTGCCGCCCGGCGAGCCGCTGGTGGCGACGGCGCCCTACTGCGCGCCGCACCACTCCGCGACGATGCAGTCCCTGGTCGGCGGCGGCAACGGCCTGCCCAGACCCGGCGCGGTCTCGCTGGCCCACCGTGGAGTGCTTTTTCTGGACGAAGCGCCTGAATTCAGCACTAAAGCCCTGGACGCCCTGCGCCAGCCGCTGGAGTCGGGGCACGTCGTGGTGGCGCGCACGGCCGGCGTGGTGCGGCTGCCCGCACGGTTCCTGATGGTGCTCGCCGCCAATCCGTGCCCCTGCGGGCGGCACACCCTCCACGGCACTGGTTGTGAGTGCCCCGCGTCGGTGATCCGCAGATATCAGGCCCGGCTCTCCGGTCCGCTGCTGGACCGGGTGGATCTGCGGGTGGAGGTCGAGCCTGTGCGGCGCGCCGAACTGCTGGGCGGGGGCGGGCCCGGGGAGCCGACGGCGGACGTCGCCGGACGCGTCGCGCGGGCCAGGCAACGGGCCGTCACCCGGCTGGCGGGTACGCCCTGGACCGCCAACAGCGAGGTCCCGGGCCATGAGCTGCGCACCCGCTGGCGGCCCGCGCCCGGCGCGCTCGCCGCCGCCGAGCGCGACCTGGAGCGTGGCCTGCTGACGGCCCGTGGGCTGGACCGGGTGCTGCGGGTCGCCTGGACCCTCGCCGACCTCATGGGACACGAGCGGCCCGACGCGGCCGACGTGGCGCTGGCCCTTGAGCTGCGCACCGGGATCGCCCGGGGCGCGCCGCTTCCGCCGCGGCCGGCCGCCCCGGTGCCGGCGCCGGCCGCGGTGGTGGGGTCCGAGCCGTGACCGGGGTGGTGAGCGAGGGGGAACGGCTCGCCCGGGCCGCCCTGACCCGGCTGACCGAGCCGGGTGACGAGGCCGTGGGGCGATGGCTGCGGCAGCTGGGGCCGGTGGACCTGATGCGCGGACTGACCGGGGCCGGGCCGCCGCCGGCGGGAGCGCGGGCGGACCGCCTCGCGGGCTGCCGGGCCCGGGCCGCCGGCCTCGACCCGGCCGGTGACCTCGCCGCGGCCGCCCGGCTCGGAGGGCGTTTCCTGTGTCCGGGTGACCACGAGTGGCCCACCCAGCTGGACGACCTTGGGGACGCCCGCCCCGTCGGGCTGTGGGTGCGGGGGAGCCCCGACGTGCGGCGGTGGGCGCTGCGCTCGGTCGCCGTGGTGGGCGCCCGTGCCTGCACCGGGTACGGCTCGCACGTCGCCGCCACCCTCGGCGCGGGGCTCGCGGAGCGCGGCTGGGTGGTGGTCTCCGGCGCCGCGTACGGGGTCGACGGGGCGGCGCACCGCGGGGCGCTGGCCGCGGGCGGGGCGACGGTGGCCGTGCTGGCGTCGGGGATCGACGTGCCCTATCCCCGCGGACACGCGGAGTTGCTCGGCCGTGTCGGGGAACAGGGTCTGGTCCTGGCCGAGTTGCCACCGGGCGGTCATCCCACCAGGAGCCGGTTCGTCCTGCGCAACCGCGTCATCGCCGCGTTGACGCGCGGAACGGTGGTCGTGGAGGCGGAGCTGCGCAGCGGCTCGCTCGTCACGGCCCGCCGGGCGATCGAGCTGGGCCGGCACACCATGGGTGTGCCCGGGCCGGTCACGTCCGGGCTCTCCGCGGGGGTGCACGAACTGCTGCGCGAGGGGGCGAGCCTGGTGACCGGCGCCGCCGACGTCATCGAACTGGTCGGCAGCATCGGGGACCTCGCCCCGGAGCGGCGGGGACCCGTCGTGCCCAGGGATCTGCTGGATGCGGACGCGGCCCGGGTGCTGGAGGCCGTGCCCGGCCGGGGCGGCGCGGGCGTCGCGGCGGTCGCCCGCGAGGCGGGCACGGGGGCGGAGCGCGCGCTCGCCAAACTGTACGAACTCCAGGCGCTGGGCTTCGTGGAACGACTGGGCGATCTCTGGCAGTTGGCTGACGCGTCGTCAACATCCGACACCCCCAAGCCCCCCGGACGACGCCCCGGTGCGCGGCGAGGCGGTGCTTGATTCGGGGTGATCGGGTGAAAGGGTTAAGGAGGTGACCACGGTGGCCGATACGGCGGATTCCGCGGGGCCGACGGGCGTGACGGCGGCCGTCGCAGCGGAGCGCGGCCCGCGGACGACTCCGCCCCCGGCCGCCCGTCGAAGTATCCGCGCATCCGAAGGAGCCTGCTCGCTCACCGCAGCGTCTCGGTCACGCTACGCTACGGGATTCCATCCATTCATACCAACCGATCCACGGACACAGCAGAACGGCTCAAGACGACGAATGCCCCAGCACACCTCCGGGTCCGACCGCGCGGCGGTGCCGCCAGCAGCGCGTGGCGCCGTGCGCCCTCCCGCGCCCTCGACG is a window encoding:
- the dprA gene encoding DNA-processing protein DprA; amino-acid sequence: MTGVVSEGERLARAALTRLTEPGDEAVGRWLRQLGPVDLMRGLTGAGPPPAGARADRLAGCRARAAGLDPAGDLAAAARLGGRFLCPGDHEWPTQLDDLGDARPVGLWVRGSPDVRRWALRSVAVVGARACTGYGSHVAATLGAGLAERGWVVVSGAAYGVDGAAHRGALAAGGATVAVLASGIDVPYPRGHAELLGRVGEQGLVLAELPPGGHPTRSRFVLRNRVIAALTRGTVVVEAELRSGSLVTARRAIELGRHTMGVPGPVTSGLSAGVHELLREGASLVTGAADVIELVGSIGDLAPERRGPVVPRDLLDADAARVLEAVPGRGGAGVAAVAREAGTGAERALAKLYELQALGFVERLGDLWQLADASSTSDTPKPPGRRPGARRGGA